The Parvibaculaceae bacterium PLY_AMNH_Bact1 genome window below encodes:
- a CDS encoding TonB-dependent receptor (Derived by automated computational analysis using gene prediction method: Protein Homology.), whose translation MSKFIERNARVTGVRTDKIGRSALLGGVSALAISGAAVFVSTGAMAEDAGDRVAPISVTATRTPMEAFAVPGMVTVKGADEIAEEIPSNLGDLFDDVPGVTVVGGPRRTGEEPTIRGFSGADIIVTVDGARQNFVSGHDGRAFIDPAFLGELEVVRGSSSALYGSGGTGGVIALRTLTADDLLRDGQTHGLRTGLSFRSGNDEFAQRLLAYTKPMEEADIFAGLVLRQSGDVRLGNGTELDAEDDIISGLVKGTFDLGDNTALRLSWQRFSNDAREPGNGQAAGGALNDKDVDSETLTLGFTSKPAGQNLVDFSGVVYSSTNTVDETPLTGTGAGVLNQRDLDTVGLEMTNSSRFMLSDDVALAVTGGFEVVKDSAVGASGTGIRGGVVTGDQDFFGTFVQTAFTWFSPFGLEDGEFSLTPGVRFDTFDSANTAGTETSDSQVSPKITARFAPAPWTFVYGSYGDAFRAPRLDELFPLGTHFPVFGPGGLAGFNTFIPNTGLEAQSTTTWEAGLGFEFEDVLGAGDIFQAKGGYYSTEGENFLSLEVVQRADVRNPQFFPAPFLVPGFTCRAFVSISVDPTGCGGTTQTVNIADAELSGFELETSYDSDRFRLSLSGQTMETENMATGQPIGIEQADQVTADIRVKLPEFASFVGWQSTFADDFSEGTNTSEHRDSYQIHEVYARWRPVEGPLDGFSFGVTAENLFDAEYQRISSDTLEEGRSVLVDVTYTLNW comes from the coding sequence ATGAGTAAGTTTATTGAGCGCAATGCGCGCGTAACAGGTGTTCGGACAGACAAGATTGGGCGGTCCGCTCTTCTTGGTGGGGTCTCTGCGCTTGCGATCAGCGGTGCTGCTGTCTTTGTCTCGACTGGTGCGATGGCCGAGGACGCTGGCGATAGAGTGGCGCCCATCAGTGTGACAGCGACGCGCACACCGATGGAGGCGTTTGCAGTCCCTGGTATGGTGACGGTTAAAGGCGCAGATGAAATCGCGGAAGAAATTCCCTCTAACCTTGGTGATCTGTTTGACGATGTCCCGGGCGTTACGGTCGTGGGTGGCCCACGCCGTACAGGTGAAGAGCCAACGATCCGCGGATTTTCCGGTGCGGACATCATCGTTACCGTCGATGGTGCGCGACAGAATTTCGTTTCTGGCCACGATGGTCGTGCATTTATCGACCCTGCCTTCTTGGGTGAGCTTGAAGTGGTTCGGGGTTCGAGTTCCGCACTTTATGGTTCTGGTGGGACCGGTGGCGTTATTGCGCTGCGAACACTTACTGCTGACGACCTGCTTCGAGACGGTCAGACCCATGGTCTGCGGACAGGGTTGAGTTTTCGAAGTGGTAATGATGAGTTCGCGCAGCGGTTGCTGGCTTACACGAAGCCTATGGAAGAGGCAGACATTTTTGCTGGCCTTGTTCTGCGTCAGTCTGGCGATGTCCGCTTGGGCAATGGGACAGAGCTTGATGCGGAAGATGACATCATCTCTGGCCTGGTAAAGGGTACGTTTGATCTTGGGGACAATACGGCACTTCGTCTTTCCTGGCAGCGTTTCTCCAACGATGCACGCGAACCTGGAAATGGACAGGCCGCTGGCGGTGCACTCAATGATAAAGATGTAGACAGCGAGACACTCACCCTTGGGTTTACCTCCAAACCTGCAGGTCAAAATCTCGTCGACTTTTCTGGTGTCGTCTATAGCTCAACCAATACCGTCGACGAGACACCGTTAACGGGCACCGGCGCTGGCGTGTTGAACCAACGCGACCTGGACACAGTCGGTCTTGAAATGACTAACAGCAGCCGTTTCATGCTGTCAGATGATGTCGCTCTCGCCGTGACAGGTGGTTTCGAAGTCGTCAAAGACAGCGCCGTCGGGGCCAGTGGGACTGGTATCCGAGGTGGTGTGGTTACCGGTGACCAGGACTTCTTCGGCACTTTTGTTCAGACGGCCTTTACCTGGTTCTCCCCCTTCGGGTTGGAAGATGGTGAGTTCTCTCTCACACCTGGGGTGCGGTTTGACACATTTGACAGCGCAAACACGGCTGGAACAGAAACGAGTGACAGCCAGGTGTCCCCTAAAATTACGGCTCGCTTTGCGCCCGCGCCTTGGACTTTCGTCTACGGATCTTACGGCGATGCCTTCCGCGCGCCGCGTCTGGATGAGCTCTTCCCACTGGGAACTCATTTTCCGGTGTTTGGGCCTGGCGGACTTGCTGGTTTTAACACCTTTATCCCCAATACGGGCTTGGAAGCGCAGAGCACGACGACCTGGGAAGCAGGTCTTGGATTTGAATTCGAAGATGTCTTGGGTGCTGGCGACATTTTTCAAGCCAAAGGTGGGTACTATTCCACGGAGGGGGAGAACTTTCTGTCATTGGAAGTTGTTCAACGTGCAGACGTAAGAAATCCGCAATTCTTCCCGGCGCCTTTCCTGGTTCCAGGCTTCACCTGTCGGGCTTTTGTTTCGATCTCTGTCGACCCAACGGGGTGTGGCGGTACCACGCAAACAGTAAACATTGCGGATGCCGAACTGTCGGGCTTTGAGTTGGAGACAAGTTACGATTCAGATCGCTTTAGGCTTTCTCTTTCCGGCCAGACAATGGAAACGGAAAACATGGCGACGGGTCAGCCGATCGGCATTGAGCAGGCGGACCAGGTTACGGCGGATATCCGAGTGAAGCTTCCCGAGTTCGCCTCATTTGTTGGTTGGCAATCGACGTTTGCGGATGACTTCAGCGAAGGCACGAATACCAGTGAACATCGCGACAGTTATCAGATTCATGAAGTCTATGCCCGGTGGCGTCCGGTAGAGGGGCCTCTTGATGGCTTTAGCTTCGGCGTGACGGCGGAAAACCTCTTTGACGCTGAGTATCAGCGGATCTCCTCTGACACGCTTGAGGAAGGCCGCTCTGTTCTGGTCGATGTCACTTACACACTTAACTGGTAA
- a CDS encoding FecR family protein (Derived by automated computational analysis using gene prediction method: Protein Homology.) translates to MRTNGLFRYFGFTTLILASISMASQAFALEDRAWNVESHAGTVWVKQAALQPIALNPNESLRAGSTIETGDDGRVVLVRGDESIIVSPRTSLALPEHNDNGMATTILQSFGTILLQVEKRAKQHFEVETPFLAAVVKGTKFTVTVDQSGAAVHVVEGAVEVIDLDTGDVGMVRPGQTAHTPAAQGVGLSVGGPGAAAPARAAAPARVNKAVPAPRQTEAAATVKAPAPIIVASVGTAALDVSVTTNGLARAATVSNSQVSASSSNTDDTAHTSVVSSDTQANTAAVAGASGNVPSGLIGNTNAVAAGLSDTTSSSPSNAGGNSAAAASNGLGIGNAGATPPGLAQTSASNAGGNGNGLAVGLTNSTPPGLTSNPSSNAGGNGNGNGLAVGQTGATPPGLVNNPNSNAGGNGNGNGNGNANSNAGGNGNGNGQT, encoded by the coding sequence ATGCGTACCAATGGTCTGTTTCGTTATTTCGGTTTCACTACATTGATACTTGCCTCTATCAGCATGGCATCGCAGGCATTCGCGCTTGAAGACCGCGCCTGGAATGTTGAAAGCCATGCCGGGACTGTCTGGGTTAAACAGGCAGCCCTGCAGCCAATTGCATTAAACCCAAATGAGAGTTTACGTGCTGGGTCGACCATCGAAACCGGCGACGACGGACGCGTTGTTCTGGTTCGCGGCGATGAGTCCATTATCGTATCGCCTCGAACCTCTCTAGCGCTCCCGGAACACAACGACAATGGAATGGCAACCACCATTCTGCAGAGCTTTGGGACAATCCTGCTGCAGGTCGAAAAACGCGCCAAGCAACATTTCGAAGTTGAAACACCTTTCCTCGCCGCTGTGGTGAAAGGCACCAAATTTACGGTAACCGTAGATCAAAGTGGGGCAGCAGTTCACGTTGTCGAAGGCGCAGTCGAAGTAATTGATCTTGATACCGGCGACGTCGGCATGGTCCGCCCTGGGCAGACCGCCCATACCCCTGCCGCACAAGGCGTTGGCCTGTCCGTCGGTGGACCAGGTGCGGCAGCTCCTGCCCGCGCCGCAGCCCCCGCTCGCGTTAACAAAGCAGTCCCCGCACCCCGTCAGACCGAGGCAGCTGCTACTGTTAAAGCCCCTGCCCCAATCATTGTTGCTAGCGTGGGAACAGCCGCACTTGACGTAAGCGTAACGACAAACGGTCTCGCACGTGCGGCTACAGTTTCAAACAGCCAGGTCAGCGCGTCATCCTCCAATACGGATGACACTGCCCACACTTCAGTAGTGTCATCTGATACACAAGCAAACACTGCCGCGGTGGCAGGCGCATCTGGCAATGTGCCGAGTGGGCTGATCGGAAATACAAACGCCGTTGCAGCCGGTCTGTCGGACACCACCTCAAGCTCACCCAGCAACGCTGGAGGCAACAGTGCCGCTGCTGCCAGTAACGGGTTGGGGATTGGCAACGCCGGAGCCACACCGCCCGGCCTCGCTCAGACTTCAGCATCAAATGCGGGAGGCAATGGGAACGGTCTAGCTGTCGGCTTGACCAACTCAACGCCGCCTGGGCTCACCAGCAATCCGAGCTCTAACGCGGGAGGGAACGGAAATGGCAATGGACTGGCTGTAGGACAGACCGGTGCCACACCTCCGGGTCTGGTCAACAACCCGAACTCAAACGCTGGAGGCAATGGCAATGGCAATGGTAACGGAAATGCTAATTCCAACGCAGGCGGGAATGGCAATGGAAACGGCCAAACTTAG
- the mnmA gene encoding tRNA 2-thiouridine(34) synthase MnmA (Derived by automated computational analysis using gene prediction method: Protein Homology. GO_function: GO:0016740 - transferase activity [Evidence IEA]; GO_function: GO:0016783 - sulfurtransferase activity [Evidence IEA]; GO_process: GO:0008033 - tRNA processing [Evidence IEA]) produces the protein MSAAFDPDTGLNSLDLPGRPEDTRVVVAMSGGVDSSVTAALLKEQGYDVVGITLQLYDHGEAVRRVGACCAGQDIHDARQVAEKLGIPHYVLDYEHTFRESVMDDFADSYLAGETPIPCVRCNERVKFRDMLATAKDLGAAALATGHYVISKPGKAGRDLYGGADPDKDQSYFLFTTRRDQLDFLRFPLGSLSKAETRAIAERLGLGVATKPDSQDICFVPDGKYTDVIERLRPGAASPGDIVDLDGNVLGRHEGIIRYTIGQRRGLGIATGDPLFVVKLDAEKKQVIVGPRPALLTERIELSEVNWLGDTPFDQVPSEGLPILAKVRSTRPPLPARLLARANGCAEIHLEEGEDGVAPGQACVFYAHDASGARVLGGGWIRAAYNLLGNAVKSSSTADAVQYAG, from the coding sequence ATGTCCGCAGCATTTGATCCAGATACCGGCTTAAACAGCCTCGACCTGCCTGGTCGACCCGAAGATACCCGTGTGGTTGTCGCCATGTCGGGGGGCGTTGACTCGTCTGTTACTGCGGCGCTGCTGAAAGAGCAGGGTTATGACGTCGTCGGGATTACTTTGCAGCTCTATGATCATGGAGAAGCCGTTCGCCGCGTGGGCGCCTGCTGCGCTGGCCAGGATATCCATGATGCGCGGCAGGTCGCTGAAAAGCTCGGCATTCCTCATTATGTGCTCGATTATGAACACACGTTTCGTGAAAGCGTGATGGATGACTTTGCCGACAGCTATCTGGCGGGGGAAACGCCGATCCCTTGTGTTCGCTGCAATGAGCGCGTCAAGTTCCGCGATATGCTAGCTACGGCAAAGGATCTGGGCGCGGCTGCGCTGGCGACCGGGCATTATGTGATCTCCAAGCCGGGCAAGGCTGGACGTGATCTCTATGGTGGAGCAGACCCGGATAAGGACCAGTCCTACTTTCTCTTTACCACCCGGCGCGATCAGCTCGATTTCCTGCGCTTTCCGCTGGGCAGCCTCTCTAAAGCAGAGACGCGCGCGATTGCAGAGCGGCTGGGGCTTGGCGTGGCGACTAAGCCTGACAGCCAGGACATTTGCTTCGTGCCAGACGGCAAATATACAGACGTCATTGAGCGTCTTCGGCCAGGAGCTGCATCACCTGGTGATATTGTTGATCTCGACGGCAATGTACTGGGGCGCCATGAAGGCATTATTCGCTACACAATCGGCCAGCGCCGGGGGCTTGGGATCGCCACGGGTGATCCGCTTTTTGTGGTCAAGCTGGATGCGGAAAAGAAACAGGTGATTGTTGGCCCAAGGCCAGCTTTGCTGACAGAGCGGATTGAGCTTTCAGAGGTGAATTGGCTTGGCGATACACCTTTCGATCAGGTTCCGAGCGAGGGCTTGCCCATTCTCGCGAAAGTGCGTTCAACACGCCCGCCGCTGCCGGCCCGCTTGCTTGCTAGAGCAAACGGATGTGCTGAAATTCATCTGGAAGAGGGTGAAGATGGCGTGGCCCCCGGGCAGGCCTGTGTGTTTTATGCACATGATGCGTCTGGTGCACGTGTTTTGGGTGGTGGCTGGATCCGTGCCGCCTACAATCTTTTAGGCAATGCTGTAAAAAGCAGCTCGACTGCTGATGCTGTGCAATATGCCGGTTAG
- a CDS encoding class I SAM-dependent methyltransferase (Derived by automated computational analysis using gene prediction method: Protein Homology.), with the protein MAASARLDRSSVLKAYARWAPVYDFTFGAIAAFGRKAAVNAINSRKGALLEVGVGTGITLPTYGPQLRITGIDLSPEMLDKARDKVRKHRLNNVDGVYEMDASAMEFDDGKFDTVVAMYVMTVVPDPQKVMQELERVCAPGGEVMIVNHFAQDHGVRGVVEKWMTPFSRLLGWHPDFVIETITGITDLELIEARPMHPMGLFTMLRFKKPAEKAT; encoded by the coding sequence TTGGCTGCGTCCGCCCGTCTCGACAGAAGCTCGGTTCTCAAGGCATATGCCCGCTGGGCTCCCGTGTATGACTTTACCTTTGGTGCGATCGCCGCCTTTGGTCGCAAGGCGGCCGTGAACGCCATTAATTCGCGCAAAGGAGCTTTGTTGGAAGTAGGTGTGGGCACGGGCATTACTTTGCCTACCTATGGTCCTCAGCTCCGTATCACCGGCATCGATCTCTCACCTGAAATGCTGGATAAGGCACGGGACAAGGTTCGCAAGCATCGCCTCAACAATGTCGATGGCGTCTATGAGATGGACGCAAGCGCCATGGAGTTTGACGATGGCAAGTTCGACACCGTCGTTGCCATGTATGTGATGACCGTGGTGCCTGACCCACAGAAAGTGATGCAGGAGTTAGAGCGCGTGTGCGCGCCGGGCGGGGAGGTTATGATTGTTAATCACTTCGCTCAGGACCATGGGGTTCGCGGGGTCGTTGAAAAGTGGATGACGCCTTTTTCTCGACTTCTTGGCTGGCACCCGGATTTTGTCATTGAGACGATCACGGGGATCACCGACCTTGAGCTTATTGAGGCGCGACCGATGCATCCGATGGGCCTCTTCACCATGCTGCGGTTCAAGAAACCAGCGGAAAAAGCGACCTAA
- a CDS encoding CHASE2 domain-containing protein (Derived by automated computational analysis using gene prediction method: Protein Homology.), with translation MKAYRQPLIVGCLTLFFVTFGFLEPIERALLSVRFDFNTRPASADLIVVQIDARTIKELGVWPFNRGDHAAVIDSLHNAGASAIAFDVELARSQNDADNAELVAALKRAGGQVILPSFIQLASAGQRSGDTLRTEPDPLFREHSWLANVNVYPSSDGRIWTMTYGGFVDDKFQYSLAATLAGRALRDEQAFYVDYGIDINTIPRLSYIDVLTGSFNPAEIEGKRIIVGGTAVELGDQLNLPVIGVVSGPVLQALAFETIHQEREIWRTSTIFSLILAAITLLLLSTTRHLASLRFYLSGIVVFCAAVQLTVFGIQHLGAISVDTGAILLVASLMGISVTITELEARREQVARERVEKENHVRMLDRVVEDSFNGIIVYNQERRIESSNAAARKILRAENETAFIGKKLSAVLPNSSDWWAPWEQDQVEDLQEVEFTTSTGEMRTIEFVVTRSILEEADSTESRPIFTATFRDITERRQAELDRDAALQEALSANRSKTQFLANMSHELRTPLNAIIGFSEIMKTEAFGPLGSEQYVGYSGDIEDSGRHLLSIVNDILDVARIETGDFSLNEEELEVEDLLQSVKRLTEGWPAAQDRNIKIEVTGDLPDLWADPRLTKQMVLNLLSNAVKFSPSGSTIFLKANLNDSGAIRIDVCDEGIGIPQESIPKLTDAFYQVDARLEREFEGSGLGLTLVQKHMSLHSGTLRFESEENIGTTATLTFPPNRSVDLGTAGPNTQSA, from the coding sequence ATGAAGGCTTATCGACAGCCCCTCATTGTAGGGTGCCTGACATTGTTTTTTGTAACGTTCGGCTTTCTGGAGCCAATTGAGCGTGCCCTATTGTCTGTCCGGTTTGACTTCAACACGCGTCCCGCAAGCGCCGATCTAATCGTGGTCCAGATTGATGCAAGAACCATCAAAGAGTTGGGCGTGTGGCCCTTCAATCGAGGCGACCATGCTGCAGTCATCGACAGTTTGCATAATGCAGGGGCAAGCGCAATCGCCTTTGACGTCGAGTTAGCCCGCAGTCAGAACGATGCAGACAATGCGGAACTCGTTGCAGCACTCAAGCGCGCCGGCGGACAGGTCATCCTGCCTTCGTTCATTCAGCTGGCATCTGCCGGACAGAGGTCGGGCGATACGCTGCGCACAGAACCGGACCCGCTCTTTCGGGAGCATTCATGGCTGGCGAATGTGAACGTCTATCCATCGTCGGACGGACGCATCTGGACCATGACCTATGGTGGCTTTGTCGACGACAAATTCCAGTATTCACTCGCAGCAACACTGGCGGGACGAGCGCTACGCGATGAACAAGCATTCTATGTAGACTACGGCATCGACATTAACACCATTCCGCGCCTCTCCTACATAGACGTCCTAACCGGAAGCTTTAATCCAGCAGAGATTGAGGGCAAACGGATCATTGTCGGCGGCACCGCGGTGGAGTTGGGCGATCAACTCAACCTGCCCGTCATCGGTGTTGTGTCTGGACCGGTTCTTCAAGCACTTGCCTTTGAAACGATACACCAGGAACGAGAGATCTGGCGAACAAGCACAATCTTCTCACTCATTCTGGCGGCAATCACACTATTGCTTCTATCAACCACGCGGCATCTCGCGAGCCTTCGTTTCTACCTATCCGGTATTGTGGTTTTCTGCGCGGCAGTTCAACTCACTGTCTTTGGCATTCAGCACCTTGGCGCCATCAGCGTTGATACAGGCGCCATTCTTCTCGTTGCAAGCCTCATGGGCATCTCAGTGACCATAACCGAACTGGAAGCCCGCCGTGAACAAGTGGCGCGCGAAAGAGTGGAGAAGGAAAACCACGTACGAATGCTAGATCGCGTTGTTGAAGACAGCTTCAATGGCATCATTGTATACAATCAAGAGCGTCGCATCGAGAGCAGCAATGCAGCAGCACGAAAAATCCTAAGGGCCGAAAACGAAACTGCATTTATCGGAAAAAAACTTTCTGCTGTTCTCCCCAACAGCTCGGATTGGTGGGCGCCTTGGGAACAAGATCAAGTGGAAGACCTGCAGGAGGTAGAATTCACGACCTCCACTGGGGAAATGCGCACCATCGAATTTGTTGTTACCCGGTCCATTCTTGAGGAAGCCGACAGTACAGAAAGCCGCCCAATCTTCACCGCGACTTTCCGCGACATCACGGAACGCCGACAGGCCGAACTTGATCGCGACGCCGCTCTCCAAGAAGCGCTCTCTGCCAACAGATCAAAAACACAATTCCTGGCGAACATGAGCCATGAGCTAAGAACACCGCTCAATGCCATCATTGGTTTCTCAGAAATTATGAAGACAGAAGCCTTCGGACCTTTGGGGTCAGAGCAATATGTTGGCTATTCGGGCGACATTGAAGACAGCGGACGGCATCTCTTGTCCATTGTGAACGACATTCTTGATGTAGCTCGCATTGAGACAGGCGACTTCAGCCTCAATGAAGAGGAACTGGAAGTTGAAGACCTGCTGCAAAGCGTCAAACGGCTCACTGAGGGGTGGCCAGCAGCACAGGACCGGAACATTAAGATCGAAGTCACCGGTGATCTACCGGACCTCTGGGCGGACCCCCGCCTGACAAAGCAAATGGTCCTGAACCTACTTTCAAATGCCGTCAAATTCTCACCGAGTGGTTCGACAATCTTCCTTAAGGCCAATTTGAATGACAGTGGCGCGATAAGGATCGACGTATGTGATGAAGGCATTGGCATTCCGCAGGAAAGCATTCCAAAACTCACCGACGCGTTCTACCAAGTTGACGCACGCCTTGAACGCGAATTCGAAGGCAGCGGGCTGGGCCTGACGCTTGTACAGAAGCACATGTCTCTTCACAGCGGAACTTTGCGTTTTGAAAGTGAGGAAAACATTGGCACTACAGCGACGCTTACTTTCCCACCTAACCGTTCAGTTGACTTAGGCACCGCTGGTCCAAACACGCAAAGCGCCTAG
- a CDS encoding outer membrane beta-barrel protein (Derived by automated computational analysis using gene prediction method: Protein Homology.), whose amino-acid sequence MWFDKFDAVILYAVAAGMLSVSSALANDARAPSHDWSGFYLGVALGGAQSAAEPDTKAVHNGYFVANGVGSDRAQVNPTLQENINGQNVTGSVLAGYDFQSDSITYGLEADLTFMAFSQTESFGPVAYLTVPAAAFTTQTRVESDFQLSFRPKLGYVTGPLQFHVAAGPSISRFKTVHKFSDTFGGGNNLTFSDTKTALGISSSVGMGYMMSDGWALRSDYVFSYYPRIVGGASEFDGDGRVDFLYDSSFKSHNLRLALIKGF is encoded by the coding sequence ATGTGGTTCGATAAGTTTGATGCTGTGATTTTGTATGCTGTTGCTGCGGGCATGCTGTCTGTCTCTTCCGCACTGGCAAATGATGCGCGCGCGCCCAGTCACGACTGGAGCGGATTTTATCTCGGTGTTGCATTAGGCGGTGCTCAGAGTGCGGCTGAACCTGACACCAAGGCCGTTCACAATGGTTACTTTGTTGCGAATGGGGTGGGGAGTGACAGGGCTCAGGTCAACCCGACTCTACAAGAGAATATCAACGGACAGAATGTGACTGGGTCGGTATTGGCTGGATATGACTTTCAGTCTGATAGCATCACATACGGGTTGGAAGCTGATCTGACCTTCATGGCATTTTCGCAAACCGAGAGTTTCGGGCCTGTCGCTTATTTGACGGTCCCTGCCGCCGCTTTTACGACCCAAACCAGAGTTGAATCCGATTTTCAGCTGAGCTTTCGTCCAAAACTTGGGTATGTGACCGGCCCGTTGCAGTTTCATGTGGCAGCTGGCCCTTCGATCAGCCGGTTTAAGACTGTTCACAAGTTTTCTGACACCTTCGGCGGTGGAAATAATCTGACATTCTCTGACACCAAGACTGCGCTTGGCATCTCAAGCAGCGTTGGTATGGGGTACATGATGTCTGACGGCTGGGCGTTGCGTAGCGATTATGTGTTTAGCTATTACCCCAGAATTGTCGGTGGTGCTTCTGAGTTTGATGGAGATGGTCGTGTGGACTTTCTCTATGATTCAAGCTTCAAGTCGCACAATCTGCGTTTGGCTCTGATCAAGGGGTTTTGA
- a CDS encoding BamA/TamA family outer membrane protein (Derived by automated computational analysis using gene prediction method: Protein Homology. GO_component: GO:0019867 - outer membrane [Evidence IEA]), whose translation MNAFRNCVGGCTARLFGLVLVCALNAQSAHASDDPAQVQQRIQDTDKEDLVDQPSDPRLPDVTPFRQPDTERFTLTGVTVTGSTVFSGEELAPLYERYMATEIGRSDLMDIADAVTKFYQDRGYTLSRAFVPPQSIVAGVIELRVVEGYVAEVQVHGDTGGVDFAPYTGRILAERPLSQSTFERNLLLMHDLGGLKITDIALAEEIEGSGAYTLGLTSTYDAWEGSLYSDNRGTDAVGPVQLGLSASANSLLGLGEVLTASAYTTPTDPNELQYGQLRLHQPIGSDGFALSLSGAYSATDPSGALSSIGREGASVFGSIEAQYPLIRMRNETLWLRGSFDVRNVIDETEFGIIFDDRLRVARLKVKYVRTDEWNGSNFVSVGVAQGLDILGASGAGHRFASRADGEVQFTKLVAEYYRWQRIWGDELALAFRVAGQKSSAPLLSSEEMGLGGARFGRGYEYSELTGDDAVAGSLELQYTPELRTPIADNITLYGFYDIGAVWNRNAAPGFERLSLASAGGGIRFRLFEQLSATAELAKPLTRDSRRGTDRDPQFYFSLYNPL comes from the coding sequence ATGAATGCGTTCCGCAATTGCGTTGGGGGTTGCACTGCCCGACTGTTTGGTTTGGTGCTCGTTTGCGCATTGAATGCACAATCGGCGCACGCATCTGACGACCCCGCGCAGGTGCAACAACGTATTCAAGATACGGATAAGGAAGACCTTGTGGATCAACCTTCTGATCCGCGACTGCCAGATGTGACTCCCTTTAGGCAGCCAGACACAGAACGCTTTACTCTTACTGGTGTCACGGTCACTGGCTCGACGGTTTTCTCAGGTGAAGAACTCGCCCCTCTATATGAACGCTATATGGCAACTGAGATTGGTCGGTCTGATCTTATGGACATTGCTGATGCGGTCACCAAGTTCTATCAGGACAGAGGGTACACCCTGTCGCGCGCCTTCGTTCCCCCCCAGTCCATTGTCGCTGGTGTGATCGAGCTTAGGGTTGTTGAAGGCTATGTGGCAGAAGTGCAGGTTCATGGCGACACAGGGGGTGTTGATTTTGCACCCTATACAGGGCGTATTCTTGCAGAACGACCGCTCTCGCAATCCACCTTTGAGCGCAATCTGTTGCTGATGCACGATCTGGGCGGTCTCAAGATCACCGATATTGCGCTGGCGGAGGAGATAGAAGGAAGTGGCGCGTACACGCTTGGTTTGACCTCGACCTATGATGCTTGGGAAGGGTCACTTTATTCAGATAATCGCGGCACAGATGCTGTTGGGCCGGTTCAGTTGGGCTTGTCCGCAAGTGCTAACTCGCTGCTTGGGTTAGGGGAAGTCTTGACGGCGTCAGCCTACACCACGCCCACCGATCCGAATGAACTTCAGTATGGTCAGCTCAGATTGCATCAACCAATTGGATCTGACGGTTTTGCTCTGTCTCTCTCCGGGGCTTATAGCGCGACCGATCCTTCCGGCGCACTTAGCTCAATCGGCAGAGAGGGGGCGTCTGTCTTTGGAAGTATCGAAGCGCAATACCCGCTCATTCGTATGCGAAATGAAACCTTATGGCTTCGCGGCAGCTTTGATGTCCGGAATGTTATCGACGAGACCGAGTTCGGCATCATTTTCGATGATCGCCTCAGGGTTGCTCGATTGAAAGTCAAATATGTCCGCACAGACGAGTGGAATGGCTCTAACTTTGTCAGTGTCGGTGTTGCGCAGGGGTTGGACATCTTGGGTGCCTCTGGTGCGGGGCATCGTTTCGCGTCGCGGGCTGATGGTGAAGTGCAGTTCACCAAACTGGTTGCTGAATATTACCGGTGGCAACGCATATGGGGCGATGAACTGGCACTGGCCTTTCGGGTCGCGGGGCAGAAATCGTCCGCGCCTCTTTTGTCTTCAGAGGAGATGGGACTTGGGGGCGCCCGGTTTGGGCGTGGCTATGAGTATAGTGAGCTGACGGGGGATGACGCTGTTGCTGGGTCGCTTGAGCTTCAATACACACCGGAGCTCCGTACACCTATCGCTGACAATATTACCCTCTATGGCTTTTATGACATCGGAGCCGTGTGGAATCGAAATGCAGCGCCTGGTTTTGAGCGGTTATCTTTGGCGTCTGCGGGCGGTGGCATCCGTTTCCGCCTGTTTGAGCAGCTGAGCGCGACAGCTGAGCTTGCTAAGCCACTAACCCGTGACAGCCGCCGCGGGACTGACCGCGATCCGCAGTTCTACTTCTCGCTTTATAATCCGCTTTAG